One Vicia villosa cultivar HV-30 ecotype Madison, WI linkage group LG5, Vvil1.0, whole genome shotgun sequence genomic window, TCAAACCAATTGGCAAACTAATCAATTTCTAGTTCAACTGGTTGAACCGAACAATTTGTCCAGATGACTACTATGTACATTTTAAAATACGAGTCATCTGATCAACATTGATACGACTTATTAATTCAACAACACGACGGGAACAAAATAAAATCACCTTGGTAGGTCACAATGATGAGGCTTCCACCTCCAATTCTGGTAACTAAGATCCTTCCTTCCAAATTTCTCACAAGCCAATTGATCTGACATGAACTTGCACTCTTGTTCTTTATAGAGAGGATAAGATTCATTATCAAAAACCCATTTACCCGAAAACATGTCACATTTCGATAAAGATTCATCTAAGATAGTCTTTTCATGAGACCATTCTCTTCCTTCTTGAGTAAAATATATGGCAGTGACAACTAAAATAGCTGTTAAAATTGCTACAAGAGAATGAAAAGTGATTCTGATTCCTAACTTCTTCCCTAGAACTACTATTTGGTGTACCTTAATTGCCATTTAGATTCAGTTTCTTGGTTTTTGTTTTCTCCTTTTTTTAAGGTTCTTAGAAACTGGATGGTGAGAAGTTTTTATCATCATGCATGTATGGATTTTGTTAGTGATGTGTTTTCTAAGTTAAACATAATCAAACTTATCACCTACTTTTGACTTAAGTTTAAGTAAACAATGATCTAAAACTTGAAACTATAgttttatactatttttgtttAGTTTGAAAATAGAAGGAACTTAGaaaagaagtgaaaaagaaaatggATTTATGTTctagtcttgtttgactattatCAGTGATATTATTATGTTAATGCTTATTAATATTTTAGCATTATTAAAGTTGCCTATTTGAATTTATTAGTAATTTCTAAATCTCAAATGAATTAGTTAGATTATTTTATTCATGATAATAGATTAAATGCATGTTGAGATATTAATaaagagaaggaaaagaaaaaaagattttgaagattAAATGCATGATGATACACAATCCACAATATGATTGAGTTGATTCTTTTAGGTTCATACCATTACATAAGTTTCTAATCCTTTAAAACATAAAAGAGTCTAAAAGATTTTGAAGTTTGAATAAcatgaaaaaaaaatctaatatgtAAGAGTCTAAAAGATTTTAAAGTTTAACATAAATCCTCTAAGTAAAAAAATCTTTccagaaatacatctccgaaaaccgAATGTATTTTTGGAAGCGTACTTGGTACATAAGAACTCCAAAGGGTGGGATAAGAAATCCTCTAAATATATGTCTTTAGTTGTTATAAATTAACCCAACGATATCAAGCTTCATGTGTACCGCTAACGATAAGACATTAGGGTTCCAATTTTGACATCGATATTTAATTAGTAAAGCATTATTAGGGTTCCAATTTTGACATCGATATTTAATTAGTAAAGCATTATTGTGTCGATGTTGGATATCATCCTTATGTCTTATGTGTATcatattttgtaaataataggGATCTAACAAATGTACTAAATCGTTACAACTAATATTTTGGTGAGTATCACTTAGTATCAAACGAAATGATTGAAATAATATGAATTGTGAAAGTTTTGTAGATTTGTTTGAGAAGTTTAATGACGAAAGataaaatttgtaaaattaataattaaaagatgGTTAAGAATGAGTCTCACTTAGATTATCATATGTGATTACTTCTTGTTTGaccttaataatttaaattattattctatGTGATTactcatttttaaaattatttaattttaatatatcggtaattaaacatttaataatttaaacaaaCTCTTCAATCCATTAATAGGttacaatttaaaattaaacatttACATTTAGCATAAATATATGAGTTTATTCCGAAAGTATCAATGAGCTAAATGTTAGAGATCTCAGAGACTTTGACGTCAGATATCCACccaaaattttaagaaaatgagAGTATGTGTCATTTCTCTTATAAACCCAGCATTTTCTTTATTCCTAGACGATGTGAGACTTTAGCACTTTCATATTTGAAACCCAACAATCTCTCTCACAAGTGTAAGTTACACATCCTAATCTTGATTCTTGATCTACACTAGAATCCACTTTCACTCTCCCGCCGAACCTATCAGACTTTGATACCACTTGTTGGAGAGTCTGGGTAGCGAGGTTCGACCACATATccatcaaaaatcttgaagtcactacaacgaggaagggctttaaaagcgctttttatagcctttaaaagcgcttaaaagcgctgtgaaagctggcgctggcgtagctaacaaaagcgcttctaaaagcgctctggtaggccccccctataagagcgcttttctggaaaaagcgctcttgtaggcccccctttaagagcgcttttcaggaaaaagcgctctggtagacccccctttaagtgcgctttttccagaaaagcgctgttataggcccccctgtgagagtaaaaaataaaaaaaaacgcaacatattaaagcccttttggaaaagcgctcttatagggtgggctttaagagcgctttttccagaaaagcgctcttatagccccccctataagagcgcttttacaaaagcgctttagtatgttgctttttttttattttttttgcttttttattaatctttggcagcgcttttacaaagaagcgctttagtaggtgggcctttaagagcgcttttcaaaagcgctttcgttgctaaatgaggtattttaatgtgcaacctgtaatttaatcctcccagtcgacctgtaatatgttttcaacctgtaatattttcgacctgtaatttattttcgacgatattatttcagccatcagtaagacaatatatatatactaatataataccattataatatccaaaattttatatatacatcattacaacatcaataatattatagttcaaatcgacacaaatcctacatgaaaaagcgcttaatataaaattgacacaactcttctttgatttcttccaacttaagcttcgggtacgcagcagcacggaattcgtcaaggtactacaaaacaaaaacataatatgaatgatacatttagttaaatgtaataaattatatgaaattatcttaagttataaattcataccgtgagcggaatctctaattgatttgcctgaaggatttctttcataaacctcaatacaaagtatccgcaatcgtaactgtttcgctgttgcggacactacatagaaaaacaaataagattctatagttgtgcattgttttatcaagtagcataaatatattataagcaacattgtgaaaaataatgtacctgcacttggatccaagtaatgttgttagatttagttcgggatacctgtgcgtcccgttgacttcggaacacttgtattgatctaattaacaaatatataaaagcatatgtttagatcaatcccacaaataagtaaatatatatataaatatacacgaatatatatttagaacgatcccacttacaaatcaacgatgtccttcatggccggataattggtccattcaccatttatcgaattcagataatacacgacttcccttatagggtatatagcaagcagcaaccagtgtgctctataaataaaaacaataggttatatgaaaattttgctatacacaaaagaaacagagattagatgaacaaagaatgagaaactaaccctactggtcgggtattatacgcccaaagatgcagacattctgtattgccggtggacatgaatctatcgactaatcgctgtctaactgattcccgttccgaagcaattgccattccgctgcagtgggcggaagacacgaaatggaatctgttagacaacggagtcccgcgcaacactctgtcatacaacaaccttaaataaaaacataataaacattagattattttcattgaaatgtgtaaataaattatattgtgggactaattaaataatatatcggatgagtgaatattaccggatttatgagtgcatgttagtgacgcctagttgatcatgcttaaaaatctcctccaagtcatcaattgtaataagtgacttgaattcaataccgaagacactctcatccataacgatttcacgtaaagcaccatccttcatatcggacatatcaaccattgttgcgagcgtcgaccggtaccgaggcacaaaagcaccgcctttttttcccgctggcttcggaggaccagtgggtggtacggtacgaacttgctgcgtcacttgttgtgactcccgagcggatgcctaaaaatcatataagttaggtaaaatataaaatcatgcagatttagattcagattaattgttaacactttaaatgtacctcttttagtgatgcaacggactcctcgtcacgggtctcaattcagttctcatccccatgtttaccatgtcattccttatgttaacgccatccttagactttcctggtatattgagtaacgtacctataacgctgtcaaatacatttttttcaatatgcataacatccaggaaatgtcttacgtacaacgacttccaatatggaagttcaaaaaaaatggacttcttcttccacccacccttgacaagtgaatgtgcaaaaggcttgccaaactgagtgctcacatctttcaccttttcaaaaatttgatcacctgacaaaaaaggcggggctgtaccatgttcggcctttccgttgaatgcttttctccacccacggtagtgatgattagaatttaagaatctgcgatggccgagaaagacattcttctgacaaagatccaatcgtgtcgtatcggtttcatcttcacaaacgggacacaccttttgacctttattgctgtacccggatagatttccgtatgctggaaaatcattaattgttccaaacaacatcgccctcaagttgaaactttccttcctatacccatcgtaaacctccacaccgttgtcccacaaaaactttaaatcttcgattaacggtgccaagtatacgtctatgtcattccctggttgtttaggcccagaaattagcattgataacatcatgtacttacgcttcatacatagccacggaggtaggttatagatcataagaatcacaggccatgtgctatgcgagatactttgaataccatgcgggttcattccatcagtagacaatgacaaacgaaggtttcttgcttcttttccaaattcaggataatcagtatcaactttcatccattgtggtgagtctgccggatgtcgcaactttccatcaataattctttcatctgcatgccaagtcaagtgtcttgaatcggtctcactacgatacatgcgtctaaatctcggaattataggaaaataccataagactttagcaggagacaactttttcttatatcgaggggcaccacatttaggacactcattcaacgctgcatactcgtttcgaaacaaaacgcaatcgtttggacatgcatgtatcttatcatagctcatgccaatagaggacaacatctttttggcttcatacgttcgattgggaagaacattatcctctggtagcatatctttcataagggctaataactctgtgaaacttttatccgaccatccattgtccgcctttaagttgtacaactttaacaccgcagacaatcttgtgaattttgaacaaccatcatacaacggtttctctgcatcgcttaccaacctctcaaacattttgggacaatccgcaagatcttcttcaagcgcttctgcaatctcttcgactcgatcgcaatcgtatgtgtctgtgcaatcgtcgtttgaagcatacttcctattacacctcgactcagcattcccgttacttttctcaccatgcattgtccaacatgtataacttctatcaattccaaaccgtagtaaatgggatcccaactgtttcccgtcaaccttacccccataacagcaacccaagcaaggacacggcattcgaagcgggtcttcggagtgcttaaccgcaaacttaacgaattcccatacccctttctcgtactgtttcaacaatcagtttgaattcatccatgtcttatccatgtcttaattaagctaaacaaatgcttcttggtttctctatcaggtactaaggaattctgtcaagataataaatagctatcatcataatagaatacctaatcagaatacccgatttcttaaagaagacattaccttatttcaaggtaatataagtccacaaaccaaaaaattggttgagagacactaaattgatattaaatagaaccataaacaataaactataagcaaaaaataacaaactataagcaagaagaaagggatagtaacctgaattagacttgatgtgggagatggtaggtttgaatcggcgttgtacaagtagaaaccagagacttcaaagtaactgtaaaattaaacacacacacacacgatgcacttaaatacaaatatcataaaagtgaaggaagtatatgcaaactgtagcataTTCAACTATTTGTTCAATACCATTATTAAGACCAAAAACTACCCTCTACAGAGGAATAAGAATATATTAGGATTCTAGTTCTACAAAACATTAGTTAGTGGTTGCATTTGTGAAAGCATTTATGAACTGCCTTCAAAATATATGGTTGTTGTGTCTCAATGTCTTCAAGTATTAATAAAAAGAGATAATACTAGTACTGCTAAGCCTCAAACTGAGACTTATCTATAATGAAACAGTGTGCAATTCTCATTAAAAAAACCCTATAAATAGTACCATAAAATATAATAGAAGTAGACAAATCTCACTTTCAATTTCAAAAAGTAAGAGTGGCTAAGCATAGATAGGATAAGGATGGCCACGGTTcagttaataatattttataagaagTTTAATTATCAAATACCACTAGGTGGAATAACTTAAACACGTACAGGAAGATGACTGACCAAAATTTATTAACTCAAATAAGtgctttttattttatcaaataagtgattttttaataGTCACTAAATCACGAAAGTAACGAGAATTAACATATCTTTTCCATGCATGCATGCTTTGAATTAATAAGAATGTTATTCTATCGTTAATTTCAAAGGATactattaaatcttaataatcAATAAGATAGCACTCAAAATATCTTCACTAATTTGTCGGTGTCGTGTTGTATTTACACACAACATAACCTACAATCACTCAAATTATCTTCACTCTTTTATGAATATATTTCAACAAGAATCCAATTTCCAAACCAAATATAATCCGGGAATTTTCAAAAAAGAGTCATTAAAATGCAATCCTATCAATTACTATTTCTCTTCCCTAAATGCACCTGGACATGTTATAATATCATCAAGTGTAACAAGAAAATTAGTAAGTAAGCGTCCGGTTCATTCACCATAGATGCATGTTTCGGCATAACCGATCCGATTGTCATATTTCGGCATGATATCTCAACTTCACCACTCAATCGACACTAGTAAAAATAACTATAATGTTTCAGCTTAATTGAAAATGATTAAAACCTAAGCAGTATGAATAAAAAGTATGAAGAGAACACTAGAATACAGAATCCTCTCTCAGCATATTCAAAAATCTAAGCAGTATgaataagaagcagaagagaacacTAGAATACAGAATGATATGAACCAGATGATTCAATATgaataagaagcagaagagacaACATAGAAATTACCTAAAGGGATGCAGCAAACCAGAGGCGGAGGGAGAACGGAGAACGGCACTGAAGCGGCGGAGACGGCACTGCACTGAAGCGGCGGAGACGGCTGAAGGTCGTGGCAGGTCGTGGCGGAGGTCGTGGCGGAGGTCGTGGCGgaggattgaaattgatttagggaAGAAATTGATTTAGGGATTCTGTGTTATGTCGCGAAGGAGAAGAGATACTGAGAAATATTGGGGCAAGTTTAATTTGTTCTATTTTAAAACACCTACGAGGGCGCTTTTGAGAAGCGCTTTAGAAGGACcccctatgccagcgctttttagGAGAAAAACGC contains:
- the LOC131606218 gene encoding uncharacterized protein LOC131606218, which translates into the protein MAIASERESVRQRLVDRFMSTGNTECLHLWAYNTRPVGAHWLLLAIYPIREVVYYLNSINGEWTNYPAMKDIVDLSIQVFRSQRDAQVSRTKSNNITWIQVQVHYFSQCCL